The DNA segment ACGGATGGAGGCAGCCCAGGCCGCCGCCCCGGGCCAGGCGCAGGAAGACGGTTTCCGTGTGGTCGTCCAGGGTGTGGCCCGTGGCCACGGCGCAGGCGCCCTCCCGTTCGGCCTCCTGCCGGAACCAGCCCCAGCGCAGCTCCCGGGCGGCCATCTCCAGCCCGATGCCCCGCTCTGCCGCGTGGGCCTGCACGCCGAGGGAGGCCTCCGCCAGATCCAGATCGAGGGCGCGGCAGAGTCCGCGGACGGCCTCCGCATCGGCGGGGGATTCGGGCCGGAGGCCGTGGTCCGCGTGGAGCACCGCCAGATCCAGCCCCAGGCTCTTCCGCAGCGACCATAGGAGCACCAGGAGCGCCACCGAATCTCCTCCGCCGGAACAGGCCACCAGCACCCGCCCGCCCACGCCATCGCCGCGGCGGCGGATCTGGGCGAGGAGATCGGCTTCGAGGCGGTTCACCTCAGGGCCTTTCGAGAGCGGCCACCAGCTCAAGGAGGGCCCCGGGCACGGGCCGGTCGCACCACAGGGCCTCGGCCCAGTCGCACATCCGGAGCGAGCCCCAGTGCATGGCGCGGCCCTCCACGCCCCGGCGGAAGGCCGGATGGGCGATGCGCGTGGCGGGCTGGGAGGGGTCGGGGGCGAACTGGCTGCCGAAGGCGTCGAGGGCGGCCATCCGCCGTTCCCAGGTCGCGGTGACGTCCACCAGGAGGTCGGGGCGGCCGGGGTTCTCGCCGCCCACCCAGGCTAGGGCCTCGGGCCGCCAGGGCTCGCCGTCGCAGGGATAGTTCTTCAGCCCGGCGCAGTAGGCCGCTTCGCGAGCCAGCCGATGGGCGCGCCGATGGTCGGGATGCCGGTCCTCGGGGGCCGGCAGGATCATCACCCGCGGCCGCAGGCGCCGGATCTCCGCCATCAGCCGCACGCGGTAGGTGCCCTCCTCGGTGAAGCGGCCATCGGGGAAGTCCATGACCCAGCGTGAGACGCCGAGGATGGCCGCCGCCTTCTCCGCTTCGCTCCGCCGGGTCTCCGGCGTGCCGCGCGTGCCCAGGTCACCGCTGGTGAGATCCAGGATGCCGGCTTTCATCCCCCGGTCCGAGGCCAGGGCGAGGAGGCCGCCGACGTGCACTTCCACGTCGTCGGGATGGGCGCCGAGGGCGAGGATGTCGAGGCCGGAAGTCATGGTTCCTCCACCAGGATCACGGTCGCCGCGCCGTCCATGCGGGCGAGGATGGTGTCGAGCAGGGCGCCGTTCCGCAGCCAGGGCACGCCGGGCATCACCCGTTCCTGGGGCGCGCCGAAGGGGAAGAGGGCTTGCCGCAGCCGCTCGGGATCGCCCCCCACGGCTGCTTCCGCGGCCCGCCGGTGCAGCCGCTGGTCCAGCTTCGCCAGCCGCTGGCGCGTGCGGGCGAGCTCCTGCCGGAACCGGCCCTGGAGCGAGGCGGGCCACGCGGGATCGGGCGCGGCCTCGGGAAGGGTCTCCGTCGGGAAGGTTCCCGTCCAGGAGGCAAGCCGGTCCCAGGCGCCCAGCCGAAGCGCGTCGAGCTGGCCCGGCGCCGCGTGGAACCCCTTGGGCACCACGAACACGCTGGGGCGGGGAAGGATCTCCGGCGCGGACAGCCCCACCACGTCCCACAGGGGCTCGCACAGGCGCCAGTAGGCCCGCTCGGAAGGCCCCAGCACCACCGCCACCACAGGCAGGAGCAGGGACTGCATCAGCGGCCGAAGGGCGGCGCCGGGGCTCAGCCACTGTCCCTTGGGCAGAGGCATCCCGCGCTCCAGCCGCTGGCGGCGGCCCGTCGCCGGATCGAGGGAGAACCACGCGGCCTGGACCCGGGGATCCAACGGCAGCGGGGCGCGGAGCGCCTCCAGCGCCACCGCCTGGCGGATCAGGCAGGCTTCCAGATCCAGGGCCCGCCAGCGCTCCAATTCGGACTGGATGGCGCCGCGCACCGCGGGATCGGTGGGGGAGAAGGGGCGCAGCCCGCGGTCCCACAGTGGACGGCCCAAGGCGAGAGCATGTCCCCGCAGCGTGGGTTCGGCAGGTGGAGGCAAGGGACCCCACAGGCCCTCGGCTTCGGCCTGGTGCCCGGGGGTCCAGGGGAGCCAGCCGGTGGCGGTGCCGAGGCGGGCGTCGAACCGGAAGCGGTGGCGAGCCAGGCGGCCGTCGCGCAGGCCCACCACCGACGCCACCTCCGCGCGGTCGTGGTCCTCGTCCGCCAGCCAGTAGACGGCCTGCGCTCCCCGGCGCCGGGCTTCCGCCAGGGCGGCGAGGGCCTTGGCGACGGACAGCGCCGGGCTCCAGCCGGCGCCGATCTGCTGGCCGGTGGCGATGACGGGAAGGGGTGCGGGAGGAGGGGCCGTCATGGGCGCCCTCCGGCGGGGGCTGGGGGTGGGGTCCATCCGCGCGGGGGCGTCGTACGCATGGGCCCCAGCCTACCCGATCTGCCATGCTCGACGGGATGGAGCCCCTGGAGCCCTGGATCCCGCCGGTCGTTCCGGACCTGGCCGCCCTCGCCATGCAAGCCGCGGACGAGGCGGGTGCGGCCTCTTTGCGAAGTTGGCCCCAGGTGGAAAAGGGCGGCGTGGGGTTCGAGAACCTGCCTCCTTTCCTGTGCTGGCGCGGCCGCGATGAATCGGGTTGGCACCTCGTTCTCCTCCAGCCCCGCGAGCTGGGCGCGCTGATTCCCGGCGCCCGCACGGCCTCCCTGCCGCCGAATTGGCTGGCCAAGCTGGATCTCGACGCCCTGGCCCGCCCGCTGGCGCTACATCCCGATTTCCCGGGCGGCGCCTCCGTCCATGTGGTCCACGTCCCGGAGCCCGGCCGCGCCGACGTCCGGACCTTCGGAAAGCCGGCTCCCGATCTCGTCGCCGGCGTCCTGACCCGCACCACGCATCTGTCCACCTGGAACCTGGCCGATTGACCGATAGACCGGCCGCGGAGCGCCCATGCTGAGCCTCGATCTGTCCACCCTGAAGGAAGCCGCCATGGCCGTGGCCCTGGGCCTGATGATGGGCCTGGAGCGGGAGCGCAGCGGATTCGAGCGGAGCCTGGCCAGCCGGGAGGAAGCCGCCCGGCGCGAATCCGATCGACTGGAGGAGAGCCGCGGCAGCCTGGGCGCGCGGACCTTCGCGCTGCTGACGCTGTTGGGGTGGCTGTCCGTCAAGGTGGGCGGCTCGGGATTGGCGCTCCCCATCGCGGTCCAGGCCTTCGCGGCCCTCCTGATCGGACTTTTCTACTACCACGGCAGCACCGTGGCGAGCCGCGGCCTCACCACGGAGATCGCCGCCCTGGCCGCGCCGCTGCTGGGAATGCTCCTCATCCGGGACGCGCTCCTGGCGGTGGCCGTCACGGTCATCGTCACCCTGCTGCTCCTCTCTAAGCCCTGGTTCCGGGCGTGGATCCCCCGGCTGAACCGCGAGGATCTGAACGCCGCCATGCAGTTGCTGCTGGTGTTCGCCATCCTCCTGCCGATGCTGCCGTCGCGAGCGCTGGATCCTTGGGGCGTGCTGTCCCCACAGAAGGTCGGCTGGATGGTGGCCCTGGTGGCCGCCACGGATTTCGGAGGCTACGCCATGAACCGCACGCTGGGCGCCCGCCGCGGCGCGGTGATGGCGGGCATCGTGGGCGGGATGGTGAGTTCCACGGTGGTGGCCATCTCCCTCTCCCGCCAGGTGAAGGAGGATCCGTCCCTCCGCGGGCCGGGGCAGGTGGCGGTGATGCTGGCCTGCGCGGTGATGGGGATGCGCGTCGTGTTGCTGGCGGGGGTGGTGGGCGGCGCGACCCTCCTGCGCCCCCTCTTCGTGCCCATGGCCGCCATGGTGGGCTCGCTCCTGGTGGCGGCCTGGTGGATTCTGCGGACGGACGCCACGCCGGAGGCCGAGGCCGATCCCGTGCCCGTGCGGAATCCCTTTCATCTGAAGCGGGCTTTGGCCTGGGGCTTGGCATTGGCGGCGATGCTGCTGGTGTCCGCCGCGGCCCGCACGGAATTCGGGGACCGCGGGCTGATGATCGCCGCCGCGCTGTCCGGCGTGGCGTCGGAGACGGCCATCACCCTGGCCGTGAGCAGCCAGGTGAAGACCGTGGGCCTTCCGGCGGCCACCGCCGTCCTGGCCATCGTGCTGGCCATCGGCGCCAGCACCCTCGCCAAGGCGGGGTTCGCCTGGATCTCCGGCGGACGCGCCTTCGGCCTGCGCCTGACGGCCGTGCTCGCCGTCTCCTTCGCCGTCACGCTGGCGGCGGCGCTCATTCCGTTCTAGATAACGCCCTACTTGCCGCGGTTGCTCATCCGCGTGTGGGCGACGCCGCTCTTGCCCTGGGGCTTGGTGGAAGCCTTGACCGCGGGCTTGGGCGAGGAGGCCGGCTTGGGTTTGGCGCCCGATGCGGCGCCTCCCACCGGCTTGTCCGTCGCCTGGATGCTCTTCAGGAGATCGGCGGGGACGAGGGGCTTGGTCATGGGGGGACTCCTGGAGCGAGTCTACCCCACGAAAGCCCCGCCGGACGGGAGCGGATGTGACGATGACTGGGGAGCCGTCGGTTAAGCTGGACGTGGCCAGGGGCTGGTCAGACCACCGATGGGGAGCACGGGAGCGATGGCGTTGGACGGGACAGCTGCGGCTGCGGAGCGGGCCTTCGAGGCCTGGAAGGAGTCCTCCCGCCTGGAGCGCCGTCGCCTCATCGACGCCTGGCTGGAGCAGGTCGGGGCCGTCCGCGAGGAACTGGCGCGCCTGCTCGTCCAAGAGATCGGAAAGCCCATCACCCTGGCCCGCGCCGAAGTGGCGCGGGCGGAAGCCACTTTGCGCGCCACGGCGGAGGTGGTGGCGGCGTTCGGAGAGCAGGCCGTTCCCTACGACCTGATGGCTGGAGCCGAAGGGTGCCGCGCAGTCCTGCGGCGGTTTCCCGTGGGGCCCGTCCTCGCCATCACGCCCTTCAATTTTCCGGTGAACCTGGCGATCCACAAACTAGCGCCCGCCCTCGCGGCCGGGTGCAGCGCCCTGTGGAAGCCCTCGCCCCAGGCGCCGGAGACCTCGCGCCTGCTGTGGGAGAGCTTCGAGGCCGCGCGCCTCGCCGTGGCGGCGCCAGTCCATCTGCTCCAGCTGCTGGGCACGGATCCCGCGGCGGCGGAGGAACTGGCCCGGGACCCGCGCATCGCGGCGGTGAGCTTCACCGGCTCCGAGCGGGTGGGCCGCTACCTGGAGCGGGCCCTCGCCGGCAAGCGCCTGCTGCTGGAGCTGGGCGGCAACGGGGCCGTGGTGGTGGACGAGGGCGTGGACGCCGGGGCGGTAGCCCGCCAGCTCGCGCCCGCCGCCGTCGCCGGAGCCGGCCAGAGCTGCTCCAAGGCCCAGCGGATCTACGTGCATCGCGCCCTGTGGGACGCCTTCGCCCCGGCCTTCGTCGCCGCGGTGGAAGCCCTGCCCGTGGGCGATCCCCTCGATCCCGCCACGGTGGTGGGACCGCTGATCGACGAAGCCGCCGCCCGGCGGGTGGACGAGAGCGTGGACCGCGCCGTGGCCGCGGGAGCCCGCGTCCTGCTGCGGGGGGAGCGGGCGGGGGCCCTGCTGCCCCCGGTCGTCCTCACGGGCGTTCCCGAGACCGATCCGCTCCAGTGCGAAGAGGTCTTCGCGCCGGTGGCGGTGCTGACGCCCGTGGACACCTTCGCCGACGGCCTCGCGAGGGCCGCCGACACGCGCTTCGGACTGCGGGCCAGCGCCTACAGCCGGGACCAGCGGCACCTGCGGCTGGCCGCGTCCACGTTTCGCGCAGGGGGCGTCCTGCTCAACCTTCCGCCCACGTTCCGGCTGGACGCCGCGCCCTTCGGCGGCGTCCAGGCCAGCGGAAACGGGTTCGAGGGGCCGGGGTGGGCCATGGAGGGCTTCACCGAAGGGCGCCTCATCGTGGAAGGCCCCGCCCTGTGATTCTCTTTCCGGAGTGCTGACCATGGTTCGCGCGCTGCCCTTCCGTCCCGGGGACCTGGTCGTGGCCCTGCTCCAGTCGCCCCGCGAGCGGCTGTGGGGGCGGCTTCTGGATCTGGACGCCAGCGGCTTCGCCCTCCGGGGCGTGGACCTCTCCCCCTGGGAGGAGATCCTGACCCTCGTGCGCACCGGCGAAGCGGACCAGGTGGCCCTGGCCACCCGGTTCATCCCCATGCACCGCCTCGAAACCCTCTACCTCGACGAGCCCAGTTCCGGCGCCCCCAGCCTCTCGGAGACCTTCCGGGAGCGCACGGGCCGGGAAGCCGTGGATTTCCTCGGCGAGCCCCCTTCGTCCACCCCCCCGTCCGACTCCAGGAGGAATCCATGACCCACGCCAACCACGCGAACTGGATGGAGCGCTTCCGCGCCCGCGCCAAGGAACTCCAGCGCCACATCGTCCTGCCCGAGGGCCGGGACGACCGCACGCTCCAGGCCGCCCAGCTCCTGCTCGACCAGGGCCTGTGCCGCCTCACCATCCTCGGCGATCCCGCGGACATGGTGGCTCGTGGCGCGAGCCTGGGCCTTTCCCTGAAGGGCGCGGAGATGGTGGATCCCGCCGCCAGTCCCCTCCTCCAGGAGCTGGCCGGCGCCTACTATGAGCGCCGCAAGGCCAAGGGCGTCAGCGAGGCTCAGGCGCTCGAAGCCGTCCACAATCCCCTGTGGTTCGGCGCGATGCTGGTGCAGAACGGCCACTGCGACGGGATGGTGGCGGGCGCCCTCAACACCACCGCCGAGACCGTGCGGGCCTGCCTTCAGGCCATCGGCGCCGCCAAGGGCATCAAGACCGTCTCCAGCTTCTTCCTGATGATCCACCCCGACGCGGCCTTCGGCGAGCAGGGCGCCGTCCTGTTCTCCGACTGCGCGGTGGTGCCCGATCCCACCCCCGAGCAGCTGGCCGACATCGCCCTGGCCGCCGCCGGGAACGCCCGCAGCGTCATGGGCGTGGAGCCCCGCGTGGCGCTCCTGAACTTCTCCACCCGCGGCTCCGCCGAGCACCCCCGCGTGGACAAGGTGCGCGCAGCCCTCGCCATCCTGAAGGAGAAGGCCCCCGACCTCGCCGTGGATGGCGAGCTCCAGGCCGACGCCGCCCTCGTGCCCTCCGTGGGCCAGCGCAAGGCCCCGGGTTCCGCCGTGGCCGGCCGGGCCAACGTCCTCGTCTTCCCCGATCTGGACGCCGGCAACATCTCCTACAAGATCGCGGAGCGCATGGGCGGCTGCGCCGCCATCGGGCCCTTCCTCCAGGGCCTGGCCAGGCCCGCGAACGACCTGAGCCGGGGCTGCAGCGCTCAGGACATCGCCGATACGGTGGTCCTCACGGCCCTTCAGTGAAGCGCGTCGCTTTCTTCATCTCCGGTACCGGCGGCAACGCCCTGAACCTGCTCAGGGCGTGCCGCGAGGGCCGCGTCCCCGCGCTGCCCGTGCTGGGCCTCGCGTCCACCGCGAAGGCCGCGGGCGTGGCGCGGCTGGAGGCGGAGGGGTTGCCGACCGTCGTCGTGGCGCGGAAGGACTTCGATTCGGACGAGGCCTTCTCCGACGCCTGCTACCGGGCGGCGGAGGCGGCGGGCGCGGAGGTCATCTGCCTCTGCGGCTGGCTGAAGAAGCTGGCGGTGCCGGCCCGCTGGGAAGGGCGGATCCTCAACATCCATCCGGGACCGCTCCCCCAGTTCGGCGGCCCTGGCATGTACGGAATGCACGTCCACCGGGCGGTGCTGGCCGCGGGCGAAGGTGAGTCGGGAGCCACGGTCCATGTGGTGGACGGCGAGTACGACCGGGGCCGCATCCTGGATGCCGAAGCCGTGCCCGTCCTTCCCGGCGACACGCCGGAGGATCTCCAGAAACGTGTCTACGCGGCGGAGATGGCGCTGTACCCGAGGGCTCTGGCGGCCTACCTTAAACTGTCGGAATGATTCCCCTCCTCACTGCCGACGAGATGCGGGCCGCGGAACGCCGCGCCATCGAGCGGTGGGGAATTTCATCCCTGGTGCTCCAGGAGCACGCCGCTCTGGGTGCCCTGGCCCTCCTTCCGCCGGGCGAACCCATCCATGTGCTGGCGGGGCCGGGGAACAACGGCGGCGATGCGCTCGCATTGGCGCGGCTGGCCCGTCTCCAGGGAAGGCAGGTCTCCGTGTGGGGTCTCACCGGCTCCTCCGGATGGAAGGGTGACGCCGCCCTCCAGGCCCGGCTGTGGAAAGGGCTCGGCGGTACGGTGGAAGCGCCGTCGGAACCCCTCGAAGTCGTAAAAGGTTGGCGGGGCTGGGTCGTGGACGGCCTCTTCGGCTTGGGCGCGCGGCCCCTGGAAGGAATCGCGGCGGCCTGGGCGCGGGCGGTGAATGACAGCGGCCTGCCGGTGCTGGCCCTCGACCTGCCTTCCGGCCTGGATCCCTCGTCGGCGGATGTGAGCGGCGAGGTGATGCGGGCCACGCGTACCGCCTGTTTCGGGGCTTTCAAAATCTGCCACGGCCTGCTGCCCGCCCGGCTGCTGTGCGGCGAGATCACGCGGGTGGCGCTCCCGCTGGACGCCGAACCTGCGGGGCGGATCCGCCTCCTGGAGCGGCCAACCCTTCCGGCCCGCGCCTGGAACTCGCACAAGGGCACCTTCGGCCACGTGGCCATCCGCGCGGGGAGCGAAGGGATGAGCGGCGCGGCGGTCCTGGCCGCCCTCGGCGCCCTTCGGGTGGGCGCCGGGCTCGTCACCGTGCTGTCGGAACCGGAAGTCCGCGCCGAGATCGCCGCCCAGGTGCCCGAGGCGATGGTGCGGGCCTGGCGCGGCGCGGTGCCCGCGGGAGCCGACGTCCTCCTGGTGGGGCCGGGTGGCATTCCCGTGGTGCCCGACTGGAGCGGTCCCCTGGTGGTGGACGCCTCCGCCCTTGGCGAAGGCGCGGGATCCCGATGGATGGCCCGCCCTGATACCGCCATCACCCCCCATCCCGGAGAATTCGCACGGCTGTTCGGCGCCCCGATTCCTGGAGGCACGGACGGTCGGCTGGCCCAGGCGCGTCGGGCGGGAGAAGGTCAGCCGGGCGTCCTCTTGCTCAAGGGCGCCCAGAGCGTCGTGGCGGGGGGGAACCTGGACGAACTGTGGATCAATTCCACCGGCCATCCCGGCCTCGCCACGGGCGGCAGCGGGGACCTGCTCGCCGGGATGGTGGCGGGGTTCCGGGCCCAGGGGCTGTCCATGCGGGAGGCTGTCGCCGCGGCGGTCTGGTTCCACGGCGCCGCGGCGGACCGGCTGCCGGGGGCGGGGCTCCTTCCCCGGGACGTGGCGGATCGGTTGCCGGAGCTGCTCCGTGGCTGAGCGGTTCCTTCCGGACGACGCGGCCACGGAAGCGCTGGGCGAAAGCCTGGCGGCGCTCACGCCACCGGGCGGGACCTGGCTTCTCCGGGGGGAGTTGGGCGCGGGGAAGACCACCTGGACCCGCGGGTTCCTGAAGGGGCTGGGGGGCGATCCCGACGATGTGGCGTCGCCCACCTATGCCGTCCTCCACCGCTACCCGCATCCCGGCGGTCGGCTTTTCCACCTCGATCTCTATCGCCCCGGCCCTTCCGGAGCCTGGTCCCTCGGCCTTGAAGAGACCCTGGAAGGTTCGGATCGCCTGGTTGTGGAATGGGCGGGCGCAGAAGGGCCGTGGCCCACGGACTGGGTGGCGGAATTGGCTCTGACGCCGCAGGCCGGGGGCCGGCGCGCGGAATGGACACTGCCTGTCCGAGGGGAAGGGCGATGATGGAGGCATGAGCCTCCTCCTGGTGTCCTCCCTGGTGGCGTGCGGCGCCGCAATCCTGGCCGCGTGGGCGGCGCTGAGACGGGATCCCGCCCCCTTCGAGGCCCTTCGCCGCCATGCGGAAGACCTGGCCTCCCGGAACCGGGGCGAGGTCCAGCAGGCCCTGGCGGCCCAGCTCCAGCCGCTGTTGGCCGATCTCCGCCAGCTGCGGGCCGCCCAGGCGGAGACGCTGGGCGAGGGCTTTCGCGTGGTATCGGCCTCGGTGCAGGAAGCTCTGCGGGCCTCCCGCGGCGAGCAGGCCGCTCAGCTCGCGCAGGTGCAGGAGCAGGTCCAGCGGCGGCTGGAGGCCATCCAGGCTTCCAACGACGCGAAGCTGGAGCAGATGCGGCGGACCGTGGATGGCCAGCTCCACGAGGTGCTGGAGAAGCGGCTGGGCGAGAGCTTTGCCCTGGTGGCGCAGCGGCTGGAGCAGGTCCAGAAGGGACTGGGCGAGATGCAGTCCCTGGCCCAGGACGTGGACGGGCTCAAGCGCGCCCTCACCAACGTCAAGACGCGCGGCGTGCTGGGGGAGGCCCAACTGGGCGCCCTGCTGGAGCAGTTCCTCTCCCCGGGGCAGTACGCCGCCAACGTCAAAGTGCGGCCGAGGTCTCCGGAAATCGTGGAATTCGCGGTGAAGCTGCCGGGAGCGGAGGAGGGGGGCACCGTCTGGCTTCCCATCGACGCCAAGTTCCCCCTGGAGGACTACCAGCGCCTGACGGAGGCCTGCGAGGCCGGGGACGCGGTGGGGATGGAGGCCGCGGGCCGGGCTCTGGAAGCCCGGCTGCTCTCCCAGGCTCGGGACATCCGGGACAAGTACGTCGCGCCGCCCCACAGCACGGATTTCGGGTTGCTCTTCCTTCCCTTCGAGGGGCTGTACGCGGAGGCGCTCCGCCGTCCGGGGCTGTTCGAGCGCATCCAGCGGGACTGCAAGGTCGTCCTGGTCGGTCCCACCACCCTGACGGCCTTCCTGAACAGCCTGCAGGTGGGCTTCCGGACCCTGGCCATCAGCCGGCAGAGCGGCGAGGTGTGGAAGGTGCTCGGCCACGTGAAGGCGGAATTCGGGAAGTTCGGTTCCGCGCTGTCCGCCGTCCAGGACCGCCTGGATGACGCCAGCCGGCGCCTGGGCGAGGTCTCCAAGCGGAAGGAGCTGATGGAGCGGCGGCTGGCGGAGGTGGAAACCGCGCCCGAAGCCCATGCGGGGCCAGTGTTGGATTTGCAAAGAATCGGCGAATAATTTCCTTCCAAATCTTCGGAATTGCCTTAGGATTCGGCCCATCCGGAGGTGCGATGCACAAGGGGAAGGAACGCCTGGGGACGGCCGAAGTGATCGCGGTGGACCGGAACTACGTTCCCATGCAGGAAGTCAGCCGCCGCCGCGCCCTGTGCGCCGTCGTGGCCGGTCGCGCCCATGTGCTGAACCCGGCGACCTTCGAGCGCCATGGGAACCTGGAGGGCCGGCTGGAGCTGATCATCTTTCCCCATGCCCAGGCCTGCAGCGACTCCAAGCTGTTGCTAGGCCGCCTGGAACGGCGGGTCCTGCGCCGGGACCACTACCTCTGCCAATACGAGGGCTGCCAGCGGAAGGCCACCACCGTGGACCACGTCGTGCCCCTCTGCCAGGGCGGATCCACCACCTGGCAGAACCTGGTCGGCTGTTGCCTTCCTTGCAACCAGACAAAGGGCGGACGGACGCCGGATCAGGCGGGGATGGTCCTCAAGCGTTGGCCCAAGGGCCCCCGGGCCCATCTGTTCGAGCGGTTCGAGGAGCTGCTCAAACGGTCCAGCGCCGCCTGATCAGCCGGTGAGGGCCCGGGTCTTGAGGAGAAGTTCGGCCCACTCCCGTTCCGGATCGCTGCGGCGGGTGATCCCTCCGCCGGCCCAGTAGCGCAGGCGATCTCCGGCGATCTGGGCGGTGCGGATGGGCAGGGCCAGATCGAGGTCCCCGTTGGGGCCGATCCAGCCGAGGGCTCCGCAGTAGAAGCCCCGGGGCCCGGCCTCGGCGCGGGCGAGGTGGGCGCACACGGCGTGCTTGGGTGCCCCGGTCACGCTCCCGCCCGGCAGCACCGCCCGGAGGAGTTCCGCCAATCCAAGCCCGGGGCGGGCTTCCGCTTCGACGGTGCTCACGAGGTGCTGGACGGTGGGGTAGGTTTCCACCGCCAGGGCGCGGGTGACGGCGACGGTGCCGGTCCGCGCCACGCGGCCGAGGTCGTTCCGCACCAGGTCCAGGATCATGGTGTGCTCGGCCCGCTCTTTGGGATCCGCGGCGAGGGCGACCGCCGCCTGCCGGTCGGTTTCCGCCTTGCCGGTGAAGGGTGCGCTCCCCTTGATGGGCTCGGACCACACGCGGTTCCTCCGCCGGGCGAGGAGGCGCTCCATGCTCAGGCAGAGCAGGGTCAGGTCGCCCAGGTCCAGCAAGGCGCCGAAGGGCGGGCGGGCCCGGTTGAAGGCCGTGCGGGCCAGGGTGGAAACCGGGCCTTCCCATTTCCCCTCAAACGGAACGCACAGGTTGGCCACGTAGAATCCGCCGTCCCGGATGCGCGCTTGAACCACCTTCACTGCCTCGCGATGAGCGTGTTGGGTCCACTGGGGAAGGAGGAGCAGGTCGGCTCGCGCCGGGAAAGGGTGGTCTAAGAATAAGGGGTAATTCAAAACTTCAGGAGGCTTGTCTTCCCACGACCATGCTTCCGTTCCGGCCGGCCCCGCATAGAGGGCTCGCCGCAGCGCCGTCCAGCGCTGGCCGAGAGTGCCCTCGACCAGGGGCTGGCGGGGGAGGCTGGCTTCGTCGCAGGCCAGTTCAAAGGTCGCCGCGCCCACCCATGGACCGGCCTCTTGAGGCTGGATCGCCTCGAGGGCCTCCCAGGGGGAGCCGGAGAGGAGGCGGCCATCCACGCGGCTTTCCCAGGCCGAGCCGGTCCAGCGGGATTCCAGGACCGGACCTCCCGGCAACCCGAGCAGGTCTTCGCCCGTCCGGCCGTCGTGGAGCCGGAGGCCGCCGGGAATCGCGCTGGAAGGGTCAACGCCGGGCGTCCAGGGGGTGCGATGGCGGGGGGAAAGGTCCATGGGGCCATCATCCCATCGGTGGCGCCAGGGGTGATTCCGCACTAGCGTCGAAAAAGGAAGCGCTAACAATATTGGCTGGCGAATCAAATAATGACGTAAATCCTTCTTTTCTTTTTTCAAGGTTGGACCTAGGCTCTTGGGTCAGGAGGAACTCCCATGCCTTCAGTGGATATCAGTTCTCAAACCGGGAAAGACTTCGCGGGCGACGCGCTGATCGTCCCGGTGTTTTCCGGACGTGAACGCCATCGGCTGCCGCTGGCCATCAGCAAGGTCGCCCGCCAGGTGATGGATGAGGAGGATTTCAAGGCCGACTATCTTGAAGTTGTGCCGCTGCATCACCCCAATGGCGTCAAGGAGAGCCGCTGGATGGTGCTGGTGGGGCTGGGCGACGAAGAGAAGGTGACGCTCAACAAGATCCGCAAGGCCGTGGGCGCCGCCGCCCGGTTCTGCCTCAAGAAGAAGTGGAAGAAGATCGGCATCCTGTCGCCTTCCACGTCCACGCTGGAGCACGACTCGGTGCAGGTGTGCGTGGCCGAGGGCGCGCTTCTCGCGAACTATGACCTGGTGGCCTTCAAGGGCGGCAAGCCCGACGCGAAACAGTTTGCGTCCATCGAGATCTTTACCAATGGCGACGACACCCGCAAGGCGCGCCGCAAGCTGCCCATGGTGGAGGCCGGGGTCGCCGCCTGTCACCGGGTGCGGGACCTGGCCAACACCCCTCCGGGCGATCTCTATCCCGAGGTCTTCGCCGAAACCGCCGCCAAGCTCGCGAAGCAGCACAAGCTCCACTGCGAGGTGCTGGACGTGCCCGCGCTGGAGAAGGGCGGCTTCCGCTCGGTGCTGGCCGTCGGCCAGGGCAGCGTCCGCCCGCCCCGGGTGGTGAAGCTCGAGTACAAGCCCAAGGAGAAGCCCAAGAAGCACATCGTGCTCGTCGGCAAGGGCGTGTGCTTCGACTCCGGCGGCCTGTCCCTCAAGGACGCCTCGGGGATGGAGACGATGAAGGACGACATGACCGGCGCCGCCATCGTGCTCGCCACGCTGGT comes from the Geothrix sp. 21YS21S-4 genome and includes:
- a CDS encoding leucyl aminopeptidase encodes the protein MPSVDISSQTGKDFAGDALIVPVFSGRERHRLPLAISKVARQVMDEEDFKADYLEVVPLHHPNGVKESRWMVLVGLGDEEKVTLNKIRKAVGAAARFCLKKKWKKIGILSPSTSTLEHDSVQVCVAEGALLANYDLVAFKGGKPDAKQFASIEIFTNGDDTRKARRKLPMVEAGVAACHRVRDLANTPPGDLYPEVFAETAAKLAKQHKLHCEVLDVPALEKGGFRSVLAVGQGSVRPPRVVKLEYKPKEKPKKHIVLVGKGVCFDSGGLSLKDASGMETMKDDMTGAAIVLATLVACAQLEVPVQVTGLLGLVENMPSGSSYKPGDVLRSRSGKTIEVLNTDAEGRLVLADLLHYAGELEADHIVDLATLTGAALVAMGDGVSAVMGTDQKLVDGLLDAGSAVGEHLWQLPLVEEYADLLKSPLADLKNITGIRWGGTITAGLFLREFTGQASWAHVDLSGSWSGKERDYRTHGSSGEGPRFLLEWLMD